The following are encoded together in the Candidatus Hydrogenedentota bacterium genome:
- a CDS encoding sugar ABC transporter substrate-binding protein translates to MRNLLSLIIIIGGIILMAGCGKPGSTPPAADAPGKPIVVGFVSPALTSTFHVTLIEAARKEGEKLGWKVESLAPDRETNFAAQVDMVQALVRRKVNAISICAINDSAIMGAVEQANAAGIPVFVHNSLMPLAGGKVEAYIGYDQQKAGRLCGEYAAELLKKKHGDYTGKVYLLLGIPGMHTTERSTGFLSAIGAHPAIEVVAKTPANWERQQAMNVAAAALKATPDVDLFFACSDAMAQGAAQAAREAGKSVFTIGIDGNPDTLKDIKDGVVTASCAVYPGEMGRITLETIRRRIEGQPIPPKVETPIQIIDQTNVDELLQP, encoded by the coding sequence ATGCGGAACCTTTTATCATTGATCATCATTATTGGGGGGATAATCTTGATGGCCGGTTGCGGCAAACCCGGTTCCACGCCGCCCGCGGCGGACGCGCCAGGCAAGCCCATCGTCGTCGGATTCGTCTCGCCCGCGTTGACCAGCACGTTCCACGTCACACTGATCGAAGCGGCCCGGAAAGAGGGCGAAAAACTCGGCTGGAAGGTGGAGTCGCTGGCGCCCGATCGCGAAACCAATTTCGCCGCGCAGGTGGACATGGTCCAGGCGCTCGTGCGCCGCAAGGTAAACGCCATTTCGATTTGCGCGATCAACGACAGCGCCATCATGGGCGCCGTCGAACAGGCCAACGCCGCCGGCATCCCCGTGTTCGTGCACAACTCGCTCATGCCGCTCGCCGGCGGAAAAGTCGAGGCCTACATCGGCTACGACCAGCAGAAGGCCGGACGACTCTGCGGCGAATATGCCGCCGAACTCCTCAAGAAAAAACACGGCGATTACACGGGCAAAGTGTATCTGCTGCTCGGCATTCCGGGCATGCACACCACGGAACGTTCCACCGGCTTCCTGTCGGCAATCGGGGCGCACCCCGCCATCGAGGTCGTCGCGAAAACCCCCGCGAACTGGGAACGCCAGCAGGCCATGAATGTCGCCGCCGCCGCCCTCAAGGCCACGCCGGATGTTGATCTCTTCTTCGCATGTTCGGACGCGATGGCCCAAGGCGCGGCCCAAGCCGCCCGCGAGGCCGGCAAATCCGTCTTTACCATCGGCATTGACGGCAATCCCGATACTCTCAAAGACATCAAGGACGGTGTCGTGACTGCTTCCTGCGCCGTGTACCCCGGCGAAATGGGCCGCATCACCCTGGAAACGATCCGCCGGCGCATCGAAGGCCAACCCATCCCGCCCAAAGTCGAAACGCCCATCCAAATCATTGATCAGACGAATGTGGACGAACTGTTGCAACCCTGA
- a CDS encoding ABC transporter permease, with translation MARIVRVLRKVGVVVFLAALCAVMAARQPEFLSMDNIKDVLVQISGIAIAAVGMTLVILTAGIDLSVGSVLALSGCAGSLAGLRCAEFGPAWMGVSVGFAAAIATGAVCGLLNGLMVTKIPLTPFIATLGVMGVARGMAYYISHSSPVQVTAGMRAIALARPLGIPFPIILMLAIYAIGWLALRHTRFGRNVYAIGGNEESARLSGIRIHTTKILVYTLTGALAAVSGLIVAGRLAWMMPQEGDGFELDVIAAVVIGGTSLAGGQGNVLGTLLGALIMGVVRNGLNLAAVDYNVQKVVIGGIIIAAVAVDVLARRLGRAGNK, from the coding sequence ATGGCGCGGATCGTCCGGGTGTTGCGAAAAGTCGGCGTGGTCGTGTTTCTCGCCGCCTTGTGCGCCGTCATGGCCGCCCGGCAGCCCGAATTCCTCTCGATGGACAACATCAAAGACGTGCTCGTCCAGATTTCCGGCATCGCCATTGCGGCGGTCGGCATGACGCTCGTGATCCTGACGGCGGGGATCGATCTTTCCGTCGGCAGCGTCCTGGCCTTGTCCGGATGCGCCGGATCGCTCGCGGGACTCCGGTGCGCCGAATTCGGCCCGGCATGGATGGGCGTCTCGGTCGGCTTTGCGGCCGCCATTGCGACCGGCGCGGTCTGCGGCCTGCTGAACGGCCTGATGGTCACGAAGATTCCGCTCACGCCGTTCATCGCGACGCTCGGCGTGATGGGCGTCGCCCGCGGCATGGCCTATTACATCAGCCACAGTTCGCCGGTGCAGGTCACCGCCGGCATGCGCGCCATCGCGCTCGCGCGGCCATTGGGCATCCCGTTTCCCATCATCCTCATGCTGGCCATCTATGCGATCGGCTGGCTCGCGCTGAGGCACACCCGCTTCGGGCGCAACGTCTACGCCATCGGCGGTAACGAGGAATCCGCCCGCCTGAGCGGCATCCGCATTCACACAACCAAGATTCTCGTCTACACGTTGACCGGCGCGCTGGCGGCCGTCAGCGGGCTGATTGTCGCTGGACGCCTCGCATGGATGATGCCGCAGGAGGGCGACGGATTCGAACTCGATGTCATCGCAGCGGTCGTCATCGGCGGCACGAGTCTCGCCGGCGGGCAGGGAAACGTCCTTGGCACACTGCTGGGCGCGTTGATCATGGGCGTCGTGCGCAACGGACTCAACCTCGCCGCCGTGGACTACAACGTGCAAAAGGTCGTCATCGGCGGTATCATCATCGCGGCCGTGGCGGTGGATGTCCTCGCAAGACGCCTCGGGCGCGCCGGCAACAAATAG